In Bacillus sp. Cs-700, one genomic interval encodes:
- a CDS encoding SDR family oxidoreductase, which translates to MRPDFRQTEGQPPQHQNHQPGSEKEMNPLPLTEDQDYKGSGKLTGKVVLITGGDSGIGEAAAIAYAKEGAHVAVVYLDEHEDAQNTKKQIEDEGTQCMLLPGDIGDERFATSVIKQVIDHFGKLDILINNAAEQHPKQSIEEITAEQLEKTFRTNVFSMFYLTKAALPHLKKGSAIINTSSVTAYEGNEQLIDYSSTKGAITTFTRSLAKSLVGKGIRVNSVAPGPIWTPLIPSTFSAEKVKNFGTNTPMGRPGQPEELAAAYVLLGSDDSSYMTGQTIHINGGQYVTS; encoded by the coding sequence ATGCGACCGGATTTTAGACAAACTGAAGGACAACCTCCCCAGCATCAAAACCACCAACCAGGATCCGAAAAAGAAATGAACCCCCTCCCCCTTACAGAGGACCAAGACTACAAGGGGTCTGGAAAATTAACAGGTAAGGTTGTCCTCATTACTGGAGGAGATAGTGGCATTGGCGAAGCAGCTGCAATCGCTTATGCGAAGGAAGGTGCTCATGTAGCCGTCGTCTACCTTGACGAACATGAAGATGCACAGAATACGAAGAAACAAATAGAAGATGAAGGTACTCAGTGCATGTTACTACCTGGGGATATTGGAGATGAACGTTTTGCGACGAGCGTGATCAAACAGGTGATTGATCACTTCGGAAAATTGGATATTTTAATCAACAATGCAGCTGAACAGCATCCTAAACAGAGCATTGAAGAAATTACAGCCGAGCAACTTGAAAAGACATTTCGAACGAACGTCTTTTCGATGTTTTATTTAACGAAAGCAGCGCTTCCTCACCTTAAGAAAGGTAGTGCGATTATTAACACCTCTTCCGTTACGGCTTATGAGGGAAATGAACAGCTCATTGACTATTCTAGTACAAAAGGAGCGATTACAACATTCACGAGAAGTCTCGCGAAATCACTTGTAGGTAAAGGAATAAGAGTGAACAGCGTTGCACCTGGACCAATTTGGACACCGCTAATTCCTTCAACGTTTTCTGCTGAAAAAGTAAAGAATTTTGGAACGAATACACCAATGGGAAGACCTGGTCAGCCCGAGGAATTAGCTGCGGCTTACGTCCTTCTTGGATCGGATGATTCTTCCTATATGACTGGTCAAACCATCCACATTAATGGCGGACAATACGTTACTTCTTAA
- a CDS encoding histidine kinase N-terminal domain-containing protein produces MNVDLKESEFKEQLASFLEESQPQIVEKWLEGAKISPDDPYYEEIIKNGKRTVELISRYIRVQDENWIITLTKKIANERIEANVNIGEFIANINFGRSVVLSVLHESSFNRNELSQALQIINNYFNAYSYHSVTEYTKLKDHIIQDKNKFIQEMHSDRLTILGQLGASFAHEFRNPLTSIKGFLKLIEDECEANHPSGKHYFEILNSEMKSLEEKVSQFLFLSKMRGIDDRPLSLNLSGLLRYTIDILYPRLLESNIEVDTDIAADIPLFGVEEQMKQVVLNIMINSIEELNENIIENRKIKVKAKENYGRITVEISNNGRQIPSHLVESIFQPFISTKRLGTGLGLSVCKQIIEKHEGVISVTSNPEQTTFVIELPVMVDKGVKEE; encoded by the coding sequence ATGAATGTTGATTTAAAAGAATCGGAATTTAAAGAACAGCTCGCTTCGTTTTTAGAAGAGAGTCAGCCCCAAATTGTTGAAAAATGGTTGGAGGGAGCAAAAATTTCTCCTGATGATCCTTACTATGAAGAAATCATAAAAAATGGAAAGCGCACGGTTGAACTGATTTCTCGCTATATTCGAGTGCAGGATGAAAATTGGATAATCACGCTAACGAAAAAAATTGCTAATGAACGTATTGAGGCAAATGTTAATATAGGCGAATTTATTGCGAATATTAACTTCGGTCGATCCGTTGTGCTCTCAGTACTACATGAGTCATCTTTTAACAGAAATGAATTGTCGCAAGCACTTCAGATTATAAATAATTACTTTAACGCTTATTCTTATCATTCGGTCACGGAATATACAAAGTTGAAAGATCATATTATCCAGGATAAAAATAAATTTATTCAAGAAATGCACAGCGATCGGTTAACCATTCTTGGCCAACTTGGGGCAAGTTTTGCTCATGAGTTTCGTAATCCCTTAACTTCAATTAAAGGGTTTTTGAAACTAATTGAAGATGAGTGTGAAGCGAATCACCCCTCAGGAAAGCATTATTTTGAGATTCTTAACAGTGAAATGAAGAGTCTGGAAGAAAAGGTAAGTCAATTTCTCTTTTTATCGAAAATGCGCGGAATCGATGATCGCCCTCTGTCTTTAAACTTAAGTGGCTTATTACGATACACTATCGACATTCTTTATCCGCGTCTTCTTGAATCAAATATAGAAGTCGATACCGACATTGCAGCCGATATTCCGTTATTTGGTGTGGAAGAGCAAATGAAACAGGTCGTTCTTAATATCATGATCAATTCCATTGAAGAGTTAAATGAAAACATCATCGAGAATCGAAAAATAAAGGTAAAGGCAAAAGAAAATTACGGAAGAATCACGGTGGAAATTTCGAATAATGGACGTCAAATACCATCACATCTTGTAGAAAGCATTTTTCAACCGTTTATTAGCACGAAGAGGCTAGGAACAGGACTAGGGCTCTCGGTTTGCAAACAAATTATTGAAAAGCACGAAGGTGTCATATCCGTTACGTCCAATCCTGAACAAACAACTTTCGTCATCGAGCTTCCAGTGATGGTTGACAAAGGTGTCAAAGAAGAGTAG
- the tenA gene encoding thiaminase II: MSFTKQLREEAAPIFEAVFNHPFVRGIAEGKLEKEQLVHYVKQDFEYLNTFVRIYGIALSKCENREEMALFNEQISFVLHSEIHPHNNLCRAAGVSYEELQGYPLAPTAHHYTRHMLDAAHSGTLGEIIAALLPCPWTYLEIGQRLMEEVNPKEDHPFYDWITFYGEKSMEPVTDQLRAILDGWAETAPERELKQIKDYFILSCQLEYGFWEMAYQVEDWPVAIQKGERV, translated from the coding sequence ATGTCATTTACGAAACAGTTAAGAGAAGAAGCAGCACCGATTTTTGAGGCGGTTTTCAATCATCCATTTGTGAGAGGGATCGCAGAAGGAAAGTTAGAGAAGGAACAATTAGTGCACTACGTAAAGCAGGATTTTGAGTATTTGAATACGTTTGTAAGAATCTATGGCATTGCGTTATCAAAGTGTGAAAATCGAGAAGAAATGGCACTTTTCAATGAGCAAATATCTTTTGTACTCCATAGTGAAATTCATCCACATAACAATCTATGTCGCGCCGCTGGTGTTTCTTATGAAGAGCTACAAGGCTATCCACTTGCGCCGACGGCACACCATTATACGAGACATATGCTTGATGCCGCCCATTCCGGAACGCTAGGTGAAATTATTGCAGCACTTCTACCATGTCCCTGGACTTACCTTGAGATCGGTCAGCGATTAATGGAAGAGGTAAACCCTAAAGAAGATCATCCTTTTTATGATTGGATCACGTTTTACGGTGAGAAATCAATGGAACCTGTTACTGATCAACTTAGAGCGATACTGGACGGCTGGGCTGAAACGGCACCAGAACGAGAGTTAAAGCAAATCAAAGACTATTTCATTCTTAGCTGTCAGTTGGAATATGGTTTTTGGGAAATGGCTTATCAAGTGGAAGATTGGCCAGTAGCGATACAAAAAGGTGAGCGCGTATGA
- a CDS encoding ECF transporter S component, whose amino-acid sequence MKRLKLSDILITIVIALVFGIIYKLWGPVYTILKPFGLHVGDVIYGMWFIAGTVAILLLRKPGVALLAETAAASGEFLVGSEYGLSVLLYGIVQGLGTELMFALFGYKRYTAFVAALGGIAAAVGSLVMDAAYGYVMDLALWNLLLLIGARLLGGFLIAGILAYFLVEALEKTGVTTLIRPASDEDYKALDQ is encoded by the coding sequence ATGAAACGATTAAAGCTTTCAGATATTTTAATAACAATTGTGATTGCCCTGGTGTTTGGGATTATTTATAAATTATGGGGACCGGTTTACACCATTTTAAAACCTTTTGGACTACACGTTGGGGACGTCATCTATGGAATGTGGTTCATTGCGGGAACAGTTGCGATTCTTCTTTTACGTAAGCCGGGAGTCGCTTTATTAGCGGAAACTGCTGCTGCATCTGGAGAGTTTCTCGTTGGATCAGAATACGGTTTATCTGTTCTTCTGTATGGAATTGTGCAAGGACTGGGAACGGAATTAATGTTTGCTTTATTTGGTTACAAACGATACACCGCTTTTGTTGCAGCACTTGGAGGAATTGCTGCAGCGGTAGGCTCGCTAGTTATGGATGCTGCCTATGGCTATGTGATGGATCTTGCGCTTTGGAATTTACTGCTTCTTATCGGTGCCCGCTTGTTAGGCGGCTTTTTGATAGCCGGAATTCTTGCTTATTTCCTTGTTGAGGCTTTAGAGAAAACCGGCGTAACCACCTTAATTAGACCTGCAAGCGATGAGGATTACAAGGCGTTGGATCAATAA
- a CDS encoding ABC transporter ATP-binding protein, whose protein sequence is MKVGVSNLRVKYAGAKTLLFNNLSLQVKEGEKVLFLGPSGCGKSTLLQILSGLIPNAVPVPMKADQVKTPESSGVVFQDPDSQFCMPYVDEEMAFVLENRAVPQSEMKKLIRLYLNKVGLSFSDPHVEISSLSQGMKQRLAIASMLALEPDVIFLDEPTALLDPEGTTEVWKTIKQINEKQTMIIVEHKIDEVIHFVDRIVLFDSEGKKIADADPKSVFSFYKPKLKEYGIWYPGVWDEHREEKKLPAPYVKGQQLMVIHQLQGYRGKTPKIEVSDAVAHEGEWIVVTGKNGAGKSSFLLSLMNVMKTTGTKSVRGQLKTIKASREQLAFVFQNPEFQFVTNSVYDELAYSLEMMDDRNVAEKVKNWLEGYELHHVQNLHPYQLSTGQKRRLSVGTALFGDQPALLLDEPTFGQDASNTFKLLALFEQLRSKGMLIIMVTHDEMIVQNYATREWVIHEGKLIEDRELERREVEERHAVDSTI, encoded by the coding sequence ATGAAAGTTGGCGTATCAAATCTTCGTGTAAAGTACGCAGGAGCAAAAACGTTATTGTTTAACAACTTGTCACTTCAAGTTAAAGAGGGAGAAAAAGTCTTATTTCTTGGACCTAGTGGTTGTGGCAAGTCGACACTGTTACAAATTTTATCTGGATTAATCCCGAATGCCGTTCCAGTTCCGATGAAAGCGGATCAAGTGAAAACGCCTGAGTCTTCGGGCGTCGTCTTTCAAGATCCTGATTCTCAATTTTGCATGCCTTACGTAGATGAAGAGATGGCTTTCGTTCTCGAGAATCGAGCAGTACCTCAATCTGAAATGAAGAAGTTGATTCGTCTCTATCTTAATAAAGTGGGTCTTTCCTTTTCTGATCCGCATGTCGAAATAAGCTCTCTTTCTCAAGGGATGAAACAGCGTCTCGCCATCGCTTCTATGCTTGCTCTTGAACCAGATGTTATCTTTTTAGATGAACCAACAGCATTGCTTGATCCTGAAGGAACAACGGAAGTGTGGAAGACGATAAAGCAAATCAATGAAAAACAAACGATGATCATCGTCGAACATAAAATTGATGAAGTGATTCACTTTGTTGATCGAATTGTGCTATTTGATTCAGAAGGAAAGAAGATTGCTGATGCCGATCCTAAAAGTGTGTTTTCATTTTATAAGCCTAAACTAAAGGAATATGGCATCTGGTACCCGGGCGTTTGGGATGAACATAGAGAAGAAAAGAAGCTTCCAGCCCCTTATGTAAAAGGACAGCAGTTGATGGTTATCCATCAGCTACAAGGCTACCGAGGAAAAACGCCAAAAATTGAAGTATCAGATGCGGTCGCTCATGAAGGCGAATGGATTGTGGTTACAGGTAAAAATGGAGCGGGGAAGAGTTCATTCCTGTTAAGTTTGATGAATGTAATGAAAACAACAGGTACGAAAAGTGTAAGAGGGCAATTAAAAACAATCAAGGCATCTCGAGAGCAGCTTGCTTTTGTTTTTCAAAATCCAGAATTTCAGTTTGTTACAAATTCCGTTTATGATGAACTTGCTTACTCACTTGAAATGATGGACGACAGGAACGTAGCAGAAAAAGTGAAGAACTGGCTAGAGGGATATGAGTTACATCACGTTCAAAACCTCCATCCTTATCAGCTTTCTACAGGTCAAAAGAGACGGCTAAGCGTGGGGACGGCATTATTTGGGGATCAACCTGCTTTGTTGTTAGATGAACCAACATTTGGACAGGATGCAAGCAATACATTTAAACTTCTAGCTTTATTTGAACAATTAAGGTCTAAGGGTATGTTAATAATAATGGTTACGCATGATGAGATGATTGTGCAAAACTATGCTACGAGAGAGTGGGTCATACATGAGGGAAAGCTGATAGAAGATAGAGAGTTAGAACGTCGGGAGGTGGAGGAACGTCATGCAGTTGACTCTACAATATGA
- a CDS encoding energy-coupling factor transporter transmembrane component T gives MQLTLQYEETWLHRLNPAFKLVFFLSLFLTLLFVHNPNVMSNLTFVPFILVLFATGHRRIVIALLLIPFLLLFFSSASSMMFFGQGSTTWWRWGIVHITEESFFRGLHIGFRALNFALLGLLFALTTRPVFLFYSLIQQLKVPPRFAYSFMAAVRILPVMVEEFQQLRAALLIRGVKKKKGLRRVTQSIMLYAVPLLSQSIRRAHRIAVAMEAKQFNNKERTYYYKQTFSKVDIYFVLYIIAGFCLSYWIGYTFPYFEITDVRN, from the coding sequence ATGCAGTTGACTCTACAATATGAAGAAACCTGGCTCCATCGCTTAAACCCTGCCTTTAAATTGGTTTTCTTTCTTTCACTATTCCTCACTCTCTTGTTTGTTCATAATCCGAATGTGATGAGCAATTTAACCTTTGTACCGTTCATACTAGTTTTGTTTGCAACAGGACATCGAAGAATCGTAATAGCGCTATTGCTTATCCCGTTTTTATTATTATTTTTCTCTAGTGCTTCGAGCATGATGTTTTTTGGGCAAGGGTCCACTACATGGTGGAGATGGGGAATTGTTCACATTACGGAAGAAAGCTTTTTTCGAGGTCTGCACATTGGATTTCGAGCGTTAAATTTCGCTCTATTAGGTCTGTTATTTGCGCTTACGACGCGACCTGTCTTCCTATTTTATTCTCTCATTCAACAGCTTAAAGTGCCGCCGAGGTTTGCCTATAGTTTCATGGCAGCTGTGCGAATTCTTCCCGTTATGGTGGAGGAGTTCCAGCAGCTTAGGGCCGCTTTATTAATTCGAGGAGTGAAAAAGAAAAAAGGGTTGCGACGTGTCACGCAATCCATTATGCTCTACGCTGTTCCGCTACTCTCACAAAGCATTCGTAGAGCTCATCGGATTGCTGTTGCGATGGAAGCGAAGCAGTTTAATAATAAAGAGAGAACGTATTATTACAAACAGACTTTTTCGAAAGTAGACATTTATTTTGTTCTCTATATCATAGCGGGCTTTTGTCTCTCATATTGGATCGGCTATACGTTCCCATACTTTGAGATAACAGATGTTCGAAATTAA
- a CDS encoding DUF3941 domain-containing protein, producing MSSTKDNNKKPVDKNAKRMLKNRLKEENREGGKHQYSKDTDHL from the coding sequence TTGTCATCAACAAAAGATAACAACAAAAAACCTGTCGATAAAAACGCGAAACGAATGTTAAAAAACAGGTTAAAGGAAGAAAACCGTGAAGGCGGCAAACATCAATACTCAAAAGACACCGATCATTTATAA
- a CDS encoding DegV family protein, which yields MNVQIITDSASDLPEDLVKKHQIEIMPLMVIIGEEEYYDREEIQAKELYKLLREGTMAKTSQIPPARIKETFIKYAEKGQPFIYIALSSGISGTYQSAAIIKNEVQEEFPNVQMEVIDSKAASLGYGLMAIHAAELAENGKSFEQISESLHSDYLTHMEHIFTVDDLEFLQRGGRVSKASAFFGGMLKIKPVLHVDDGKLIPIEKIRGKNKVTKRMVEIMQERGVNLQSQLIGISHGDDLESAEKLKSAIQETYGSQRFVIHEVGATIGSHSGPGTLALFFLNK from the coding sequence ATGAACGTTCAAATCATTACAGATAGTGCCTCAGATTTACCAGAGGATCTTGTAAAAAAACACCAAATTGAAATCATGCCTTTAATGGTTATCATCGGCGAGGAAGAATATTACGACCGAGAAGAAATTCAGGCGAAAGAATTGTACAAACTGTTACGTGAAGGAACAATGGCTAAAACGTCGCAAATTCCTCCAGCAAGAATAAAAGAAACGTTTATAAAATATGCCGAAAAAGGTCAGCCATTCATTTATATCGCTCTCTCATCGGGTATCTCTGGAACGTATCAATCTGCTGCTATTATAAAAAATGAAGTGCAGGAAGAATTCCCCAACGTTCAAATGGAAGTGATTGACTCAAAAGCAGCGTCACTGGGTTATGGACTTATGGCGATTCATGCTGCAGAGCTTGCTGAGAACGGAAAATCCTTTGAACAAATTTCTGAGAGCTTGCACAGCGATTATTTAACGCATATGGAGCACATTTTCACAGTAGATGATCTCGAATTTCTTCAGCGTGGCGGTCGAGTAAGTAAAGCTTCTGCCTTCTTTGGCGGAATGTTAAAAATCAAACCAGTGCTTCATGTGGATGACGGAAAGCTTATTCCTATTGAAAAGATACGTGGAAAAAACAAAGTGACAAAGCGAATGGTCGAAATTATGCAAGAACGTGGGGTCAATCTACAGTCCCAACTAATCGGTATCTCTCACGGTGACGACCTTGAAAGTGCCGAAAAGTTAAAAAGTGCGATTCAAGAAACATATGGTAGCCAGCGCTTTGTCATTCATGAAGTAGGCGCAACGATCGGTTCTCACTCGGGTCCAGGTACGCTTGCTTTATTTTTCCTAAATAAGTAG
- a CDS encoding YitT family protein translates to MLCLEEVKKIIVILLGAILGAVSLNLFLIPANVYASGFTGIAQLISSVLSDYTPITISTGILLMLLNIPVAILGWKKVGKSFTLYSVISVGATTIFLEIIPVQALSEDILLNAVFGGVIAAIGIGFTLKWGASTGGMDIVAMILSRMKDRPIGTYFFSMNALIILTAGMLYGWEKALYTLVTLYVSSRVIDVIHTRHEKLTAMIVTAKGDEMQKAIHDRLVRGITKLPAKGAYRGEPKEMLMIVVTRYELYDLEHIIQDIDPTAFTNIVNTTGIFGFFRTDG, encoded by the coding sequence GTGCTATGTTTGGAAGAAGTAAAAAAAATTATTGTCATTCTCTTAGGTGCGATTCTCGGGGCTGTTTCTCTTAACTTGTTTCTAATTCCTGCAAATGTGTATGCGAGCGGGTTTACAGGGATCGCGCAGCTCATTTCAAGCGTACTAAGTGATTATACACCTATTACAATCTCGACAGGTATTCTGCTCATGTTACTCAATATTCCTGTTGCCATTCTTGGATGGAAGAAAGTAGGGAAGTCCTTTACATTATATAGTGTGATTAGCGTAGGGGCTACCACTATATTCCTTGAAATCATTCCGGTCCAAGCGCTTTCAGAGGATATTTTGTTAAATGCGGTATTTGGAGGCGTCATTGCAGCGATTGGTATCGGTTTTACGTTAAAATGGGGGGCTTCCACGGGCGGAATGGACATTGTCGCTATGATTCTTTCTAGAATGAAAGATCGCCCGATTGGTACGTACTTCTTTAGCATGAACGCGTTAATTATTCTAACAGCGGGAATGCTGTACGGTTGGGAAAAAGCGCTTTACACGCTCGTTACCTTATATGTATCCTCTCGCGTGATTGATGTCATTCACACTCGTCACGAAAAACTAACGGCCATGATCGTAACAGCGAAAGGTGACGAAATGCAAAAAGCCATCCACGATCGTTTAGTTAGAGGAATTACCAAGCTTCCAGCCAAAGGAGCCTACCGCGGTGAACCAAAAGAAATGCTCATGATCGTGGTCACAAGATATGAACTCTATGATCTTGAACATATCATTCAAGACATCGACCCAACCGCCTTCACCAACATCGTCAACACCACAGGAATCTTCGGCTTCTTTAGAACGGATGGTTAA
- a CDS encoding NifU N-terminal domain-containing protein, whose protein sequence is MELRVDRTPNPNAVKITADQQLFEGSSSHSFKKNDTPDHAMAAALLKLEGVDNVFGYQDFITINKMPEADWDTLLPEVKETISNNA, encoded by the coding sequence ATGGAACTACGCGTAGACCGTACACCAAACCCAAATGCAGTTAAAATTACTGCCGATCAGCAGCTTTTTGAAGGGTCTTCAAGTCACTCTTTTAAGAAGAACGACACCCCTGACCATGCAATGGCAGCTGCCCTTCTAAAATTAGAAGGCGTGGATAATGTATTTGGTTACCAGGATTTCATTACGATTAACAAAATGCCTGAAGCAGACTGGGATACTTTACTTCCTGAAGTAAAGGAAACCATCTCTAATAACGCATAG
- a CDS encoding GNAT family N-acetyltransferase, with translation MNVYQLSSQTDEETIEKVSNLLMKQITRSDQNGSYEKLVKGVKLALEEQTASRIVIAESEDDVLGVAFFNIGVSLASGGPYIWLNELFVDPEARNQGIGRKLLLHVIYWAENEGIKGIELETGINNAITKHLYNSLGFHDIVSKRYGFTFSS, from the coding sequence ATGAATGTGTACCAATTATCGAGCCAGACAGATGAAGAAACAATTGAAAAGGTTTCTAATTTATTAATGAAGCAAATTACCCGTTCTGATCAGAATGGAAGTTATGAAAAGCTCGTTAAAGGGGTAAAGCTTGCCCTTGAAGAACAAACAGCTTCAAGAATTGTTATTGCAGAATCTGAAGATGACGTACTTGGCGTAGCTTTTTTTAATATCGGAGTAAGTCTCGCAAGTGGAGGTCCATATATTTGGTTAAATGAATTGTTCGTTGACCCTGAGGCTCGAAACCAGGGAATTGGGAGAAAGCTACTTCTACATGTGATTTATTGGGCAGAGAATGAAGGTATCAAAGGCATTGAACTCGAAACCGGCATTAACAATGCGATTACGAAGCATTTGTATAATTCTCTTGGATTTCACGATATTGTCTCAAAACGCTACGGCTTTACTTTCTCTTCTTAA
- a CDS encoding diphthine--ammonia ligase, with protein MNMIFSWSSGKDSAIALYDCLTKSHLQVISLWTTVNQTNESIPFHGVDTALLKKQADAIGIPLTITNLPDNCTNKQYETLVRKKYKSFRNEGLEGVAFADLYLEDIRHYRNTLLEDYQLKAIYPIWKQSTLHTAKRFLANGFKAIITTVDETNLQSDWVGKPFDDTFLKAIPEHVDPCGENGEFHTFVYDGPIFSRAVSFDIKEIRKKGSFHTARLTTKSER; from the coding sequence ATGAATATGATCTTTTCATGGAGCTCTGGAAAAGATAGTGCCATTGCTTTATATGACTGTCTTACAAAATCTCATTTACAAGTGATATCACTATGGACAACGGTGAATCAAACGAATGAGTCAATTCCATTTCATGGAGTCGATACCGCGCTGTTAAAAAAACAAGCAGATGCAATCGGAATCCCTCTAACGATAACCAATTTACCAGATAATTGTACAAATAAGCAATACGAGACGCTTGTTCGGAAGAAATATAAATCTTTTCGAAATGAAGGACTGGAAGGTGTCGCTTTTGCAGATTTGTATTTAGAGGACATACGCCACTATCGCAACACTCTTTTAGAGGACTATCAATTAAAAGCCATCTATCCCATTTGGAAACAGTCAACTTTACATACAGCGAAACGATTTCTCGCCAATGGATTTAAAGCGATCATCACAACTGTTGATGAAACGAACCTTCAGAGTGATTGGGTAGGGAAACCATTCGATGATACTTTTTTAAAAGCGATTCCAGAACACGTCGATCCGTGTGGAGAAAATGGCGAATTTCATACATTTGTTTATGATGGACCAATTTTCTCTAGAGCCGTCTCTTTTGATATAAAAGAGATTAGAAAAAAGGGATCCTTTCATACCGCGCGATTAACGACGAAATCAGAAAGGTAA
- a CDS encoding GDSL-type esterase/lipase family protein: MPVLVCFGDCLTAREVDDKGNERLTSRIRGALEEWIVINAGSTPTSREGVSRFQSDVLSYQPDYVTIFFGTQEACLIDGSDISEFERNIGYMVNNLPPDRVILISPSPVMNEENASVTNQKIEGYAERIRFLARKFGTRHIDLWQLIHESRKSKTLYEKDGVQLSSRGYKLITKEVLKSLGRKTRMKPVIKLF, encoded by the coding sequence ATGCCGGTACTTGTTTGTTTTGGGGATTGTCTGACGGCTAGAGAAGTGGACGATAAAGGAAATGAGCGACTAACGTCTAGGATTAGAGGAGCTCTTGAAGAATGGATTGTGATCAACGCAGGTTCAACGCCAACTTCTCGTGAAGGGGTGTCGCGTTTTCAATCAGATGTTTTAAGTTACCAACCGGATTATGTCACCATTTTTTTTGGTACACAGGAAGCATGCTTGATCGATGGTTCAGATATCAGTGAATTTGAAAGAAATATTGGGTATATGGTTAACAATCTTCCGCCGGATCGAGTGATTTTGATATCACCTTCACCTGTGATGAACGAGGAAAATGCTTCGGTGACAAATCAGAAAATTGAGGGGTATGCCGAGCGAATTCGTTTTTTGGCTAGAAAGTTTGGGACGAGACATATTGATCTCTGGCAACTGATACATGAAAGCCGAAAAAGCAAAACGCTTTATGAGAAAGACGGTGTTCAGCTAAGTTCCAGAGGGTATAAACTGATTACGAAAGAAGTATTAAAATCCCTTGGTAGAAAAACAAGGATGAAACCAGTGATTAAACTATTTTAG
- a CDS encoding DUF3813 domain-containing protein: MGNRYFQLAREAVERAEQMATSGHPDAQNQINVALNNLSAAFHQSTSAEKEQLTSYQEVIQELSHEVSNKPF, translated from the coding sequence ATGGGAAATCGTTATTTCCAACTAGCGCGTGAAGCGGTAGAAAGAGCAGAACAAATGGCTACAAGCGGACATCCAGATGCACAAAATCAAATCAACGTGGCCCTTAACAATCTTTCTGCAGCTTTCCATCAATCAACTAGCGCTGAAAAAGAACAGCTCACTTCATACCAGGAAGTCATTCAAGAACTTAGCCATGAAGTATCCAATAAACCCTTTTAA
- a CDS encoding Cof-type HAD-IIB family hydrolase, translating into MTTKPHLIAIDLDGTLLNSEKNISERTKSVIFEAKRQGHHVAIATGRPYRASVRYYNELALDSPIVNFNGAFVHHPLDRSFGTHHSPMELTTAKSIVSSCSDINVKNIMAEVLDDVYLHQHDELIMQNMIMNDSSIFTGEIHKNLKDDPTSLLIHPHEQQLADLRQMLRDHHAEMIEHRVWAAPLNIIEIVRAGLNKAVGLQRLATHFNVPQERIIAFGDEDNDLEMIEYAGTGVAMGNAINELKNIANEVTVSNEEDGIATFLEERLKLSISDKRQLS; encoded by the coding sequence ATGACAACTAAACCGCATCTAATCGCAATTGATCTTGATGGCACGTTGTTAAACAGCGAAAAGAATATTTCAGAACGCACGAAATCTGTTATCTTTGAAGCGAAAAGGCAAGGTCATCATGTCGCAATCGCAACAGGTCGCCCTTATCGGGCAAGCGTTCGCTATTATAACGAACTAGCACTTGATTCTCCAATCGTTAATTTTAACGGGGCATTTGTTCACCATCCCCTCGATCGCTCTTTTGGAACTCATCATTCTCCAATGGAATTAACTACAGCGAAATCCATTGTTTCTTCCTGTAGTGACATCAATGTAAAAAACATTATGGCTGAGGTGCTTGATGATGTTTACCTGCATCAGCATGATGAGCTTATTATGCAAAATATGATTATGAATGACTCTTCCATTTTCACTGGGGAAATCCATAAAAATCTTAAGGATGATCCAACCTCTCTTCTCATTCATCCGCACGAGCAACAGCTTGCGGATCTTCGCCAAATGTTAAGAGACCATCATGCTGAAATGATTGAGCACAGGGTTTGGGCTGCTCCATTAAATATCATCGAGATAGTTCGAGCAGGATTAAACAAAGCAGTCGGTTTGCAGCGTTTAGCAACTCACTTTAACGTTCCTCAAGAGAGGATTATTGCTTTTGGCGATGAAGACAATGACCTTGAAATGATTGAATACGCCGGAACTGGCGTTGCGATGGGAAATGCAATTAATGAGTTAAAAAATATCGCGAATGAAGTGACCGTTAGTAATGAAGAAGACGGAATTGCAACTTTTCTTGAGGAAAGACTGAAACTCTCGATTTCTGACAAAAGACAGCTATCATAA